One Paenibacillus riograndensis SBR5 DNA segment encodes these proteins:
- a CDS encoding zinc ribbon domain-containing protein YjdM yields the protein MNELPNCPQCSSEYTYEDGMLLVCPECGHEWAQSAGNASSEESKVVRDANGNILNDGDSVTVIKDLKVKGSSSVLKIGTKVKNIRLVEGDHDIDCKIDGFGAMKLKSEFVRKA from the coding sequence ATGAATGAATTGCCAAACTGCCCGCAGTGCAGCTCGGAGTACACGTACGAGGACGGGATGCTGCTGGTTTGCCCGGAATGCGGACATGAGTGGGCGCAGAGTGCGGGAAATGCAAGCAGTGAGGAGAGCAAGGTAGTGCGGGACGCCAATGGCAATATTTTGAATGACGGGGATTCGGTTACTGTCATCAAGGACCTAAAGGTCAAAGGCAGTTCCTCCGTGCTGAAGATCGGTACCAAAGTGAAGAACATCAGGCTGGTCGAGGGCGATCATGATATTGACTGCAAAATCGACGGTTTTGGAGCCATGAAGCTCAAATCCGAATTTGTCAGAAAAGCATAA
- the nudC gene encoding NAD(+) diphosphatase, whose product MSKPRASIYKRYIPAVTPPLEFSGSAYWLIFHSGRLLVTENAGITGIPFIPALEQISMTPLRTLYLGTFEGIACFAAQVQAETPEPEGMAFRPLRSLYESLDEDLFHLAGKGIQMLAWDETHQFCGRCGTATELVQTEHSRSCPACGLVSYPRIAPAVITAILKDNRILLAHSPHFVNNMYGLIAGFVEPGETLEDCVQRETMEEVGIKVKNIRYFASQQWPFPHSLMVGFLAEYESGEITVDGEELDHADWFELDRLPVIPSPVSIARKLIDWVVENRTN is encoded by the coding sequence ATGTCTAAACCAAGAGCAAGCATTTACAAGCGATATATTCCTGCCGTCACTCCACCGCTAGAGTTCAGCGGCTCCGCCTATTGGCTGATTTTTCATTCCGGCAGGCTGCTGGTTACCGAAAACGCCGGGATCACCGGCATCCCATTCATACCTGCGCTTGAGCAGATATCCATGACTCCCTTAAGAACCCTGTATCTGGGAACCTTTGAAGGGATCGCCTGCTTCGCCGCACAGGTCCAGGCAGAAACGCCTGAGCCCGAAGGGATGGCTTTCCGCCCGCTGCGCTCCTTGTATGAATCTCTGGATGAAGATCTGTTCCATCTCGCAGGCAAGGGCATTCAGATGCTGGCCTGGGATGAAACCCACCAGTTCTGCGGCAGATGCGGGACCGCTACCGAGCTGGTTCAGACCGAGCACTCACGCAGTTGTCCGGCCTGCGGACTGGTCAGCTATCCCCGGATTGCCCCGGCGGTCATTACCGCGATTCTTAAGGACAACCGGATTCTGCTCGCACACTCCCCGCATTTTGTGAACAATATGTACGGGCTGATTGCCGGATTCGTGGAGCCGGGCGAAACGCTGGAGGACTGCGTACAGCGTGAGACTATGGAGGAAGTCGGCATCAAGGTCAAGAATATCCGCTATTTTGCCAGCCAGCAGTGGCCTTTTCCCCACTCTCTGATGGTAGGCTTTCTGGCCGAGTATGAGAGCGGAGAAATTACTGTGGATGGGGAGGAGCTGGATCATGCCGACTGGTTCGAACTGGACCGCCTGCCTGTCATTCCGTCCCCTGTCAGCATTGCCCGCAAACTGATCGACTGGGTGGTCGAAAACCGTACTAATTAG
- a CDS encoding chromate transporter → METGSQRPVEAGGTKGKGAALLEVLGVSLKLGLTSFGGPIAHLGYFHNEYIRRRKWMDERSYADLVALCQFLPGPASSQVGIGIGVVRAGLLGGFIAWLGFTLPSVIALAVFALVLQGVDIAGAGWIHGLKIVAVAIVAQAVLGMGQKLTPDRGRVTIAVIAAVFALSWHAAYAQVLILAAAGVIGLWLYRGQPDRGPDLPIRISRTVAVSCLALFFLLLIALPLLRTSAGAGEFALFDSFYRSGSLVFGGGHVVLPLLEHEVVPAGWVSREDFLAGYGAAQAVPGPLFTFASYLGMMAAGFKGGIIATLGIFLPAFLLVIGALPFWNGLRSSPNVQGALAGINAAVVGILLAALYDPLWTSAILKPLDFALAAILFVMLFFWKLPPWVIVLAGAAGGMLIQLI, encoded by the coding sequence ATGGAGACGGGAAGTCAGAGGCCGGTGGAAGCTGGCGGGACAAAGGGCAAAGGGGCAGCTCTGCTGGAGGTACTGGGTGTCTCCCTGAAGCTCGGGCTCACCTCCTTCGGAGGGCCGATTGCCCATCTGGGGTACTTTCATAATGAGTATATCCGCCGCCGGAAATGGATGGATGAACGCAGCTATGCCGATCTGGTGGCGCTCTGCCAGTTTCTCCCCGGACCAGCGAGCAGCCAGGTGGGGATTGGCATCGGTGTGGTCAGGGCCGGCTTGCTTGGGGGATTCATAGCCTGGCTGGGATTCACTTTGCCTTCAGTGATCGCTCTGGCCGTGTTTGCTTTAGTACTGCAGGGCGTTGACATCGCTGGTGCGGGCTGGATTCATGGACTGAAGATTGTAGCGGTGGCGATTGTGGCGCAAGCGGTGCTGGGAATGGGGCAAAAGCTTACACCGGACAGAGGAAGAGTTACCATTGCGGTGATAGCGGCAGTTTTTGCGCTGTCCTGGCATGCTGCCTACGCTCAAGTTCTAATCCTCGCAGCTGCCGGAGTGATCGGCCTTTGGTTGTATCGGGGTCAACCGGACCGGGGGCCTGACCTGCCTATCCGGATCAGCCGGACCGTTGCCGTCAGCTGTCTGGCGTTGTTTTTCCTTCTGCTTATAGCGCTTCCTCTTCTTAGAACGTCTGCAGGTGCTGGGGAATTTGCGCTTTTCGACAGTTTTTACCGTTCCGGTTCACTGGTATTTGGTGGAGGACATGTTGTGCTTCCGCTTCTGGAACATGAGGTTGTACCTGCCGGATGGGTCAGCCGGGAGGACTTTCTGGCCGGCTACGGAGCGGCACAAGCCGTTCCGGGGCCGCTGTTTACCTTTGCCAGCTATCTCGGGATGATGGCCGCAGGGTTCAAAGGCGGCATCATTGCGACGCTGGGCATCTTCCTGCCTGCATTCCTGCTGGTCATCGGTGCGCTTCCTTTCTGGAATGGGCTTAGAAGCAGTCCGAACGTTCAAGGGGCGCTCGCGGGCATCAACGCTGCTGTGGTGGGAATTCTGCTGGCAGCTCTATATGATCCGCTGTGGACCTCCGCCATTCTGAAGCCGCTGGATTTCGCGCTGGCCGCAATCTTGTTTGTGATGCTCTTTTTCTGGAAGCTCCCGCCTTGGGTGATTGTTCTGGCCGGTGCTGCGGGAGGAATGCTGATACAGCTTATCTAG
- a CDS encoding DHA2 family efflux MFS transporter permease subunit: MEKIPKGTILIMAILIIGSMVGLLNQSSLNTALPNIMGDFGLSTSTAQWLTTAFALVTGIVVPITAFLIQRFTTKQVFVFAMGMLTAGTLLCAVSPNFGLLLTGRMVQAVGVGIMLPLVQTLTFILIPVAKRGFTMGMIGLAINFAPAIGPVLNGWLVEDHSWRLLFYALFPCALLITIVGLFFVKNVTPQVKSKIDALSMTLSSLGFGGVLYGFSVSGSKGWGSTEVLISLVIGFIALGLFVWRQLTMENPLLEIRVFTSPAFTMATVISMILMIIMLSAQLLLPLYMQTMLGYSSLKSGLMLLPGAILICVMSPVAGKLFDKLGARMLVITGLSLTVVSTLLFTNLTENTSYAFLMIGYSLRMIGVSLTLLPVITSGMNSLAPDLIRHGIPVNTTLRTVAGSIGTALLVTIMTHSGGGLGQTSDVHGLIHGMNVASMVTAGSAVIALILAFFIKRKEAPVKSPANSIPVK; this comes from the coding sequence ATGGAGAAGATACCAAAGGGAACAATTCTAATCATGGCCATTTTAATTATCGGGTCTATGGTGGGACTGCTGAATCAATCCTCACTCAATACGGCACTCCCGAATATCATGGGGGATTTCGGGCTATCAACAAGTACAGCCCAATGGCTTACAACGGCTTTTGCACTGGTTACCGGGATTGTTGTCCCGATTACGGCTTTTCTTATTCAGAGATTCACAACCAAACAAGTATTTGTCTTTGCCATGGGAATGCTTACTGCTGGAACGCTCCTGTGCGCGGTTTCACCTAACTTCGGGCTGCTGCTCACCGGAAGAATGGTGCAGGCGGTTGGAGTGGGGATCATGCTTCCCTTGGTGCAGACGCTGACCTTCATCCTGATCCCGGTTGCCAAACGGGGGTTCACGATGGGAATGATTGGGCTCGCTATTAATTTCGCTCCGGCCATCGGACCTGTGCTGAACGGCTGGCTTGTAGAGGATCATTCCTGGCGCTTATTATTCTATGCTCTGTTTCCTTGCGCTCTATTGATTACCATCGTTGGATTATTTTTCGTTAAGAATGTTACCCCGCAGGTGAAGAGCAAAATAGATGCGTTATCCATGACGCTGTCCTCTCTTGGGTTTGGCGGCGTATTGTATGGGTTCAGCGTCTCCGGCAGCAAAGGGTGGGGGAGCACAGAAGTTCTGATTTCTTTGGTCATCGGGTTCATTGCACTTGGCCTGTTTGTATGGCGGCAATTGACCATGGAGAATCCCCTGCTGGAAATAAGAGTATTCACAAGCCCAGCTTTCACAATGGCTACAGTAATCAGTATGATCCTGATGATTATCATGCTGAGCGCCCAACTGCTGCTGCCTCTCTATATGCAGACGATGCTTGGTTATTCATCGCTCAAATCAGGCCTCATGCTGCTGCCCGGTGCGATTCTCATATGCGTTATGTCACCTGTAGCCGGGAAGCTTTTCGATAAATTGGGTGCCCGGATGCTGGTCATCACAGGGCTAAGCTTAACGGTAGTCTCCACCCTGCTGTTCACTAATTTAACGGAGAATACCTCATATGCCTTTTTGATGATCGGCTATTCCTTGCGGATGATTGGAGTCAGCCTGACCCTGCTGCCGGTCATAACCAGCGGTATGAATTCACTGGCGCCTGATCTGATCCGGCATGGGATTCCCGTTAACACCACTCTGCGGACAGTAGCCGGCTCCATTGGAACAGCGCTGCTTGTGACCATAATGACCCATAGCGGCGGCGGGCTGGGACAAACGAGTGATGTCCACGGCTTAATACACGGGATGAATGTGGCTTCAATGGTAACCGCCGGGAGTGCCGTTATTGCGCTGATCCTGGCCTTCTTTATCAAACGCAAGGAAGCTCCGGTCAAGAGTCCGGCGAACAGTATTCCGGTAAAATGA
- a CDS encoding TetR/AcrR family transcriptional regulator, with amino-acid sequence MIVSAEGKRSSKIYDAARTQGIILDAAEKIFAELGYSAARIDVIAKASGYNKSLIYQYFGDKLGLYTEVVKRADQIGEQITGSFIAELLKNEKLVTDPAAFKSFLEAMTREMVSFLLEHPSYLKILFWEAADDWKTWNQITYRPDDGTQLNDLAIAAKKSGILRQDLAPELFPILIMNVTTATLQYTSRYEHLLGKRDSPQLKERLIEQIAKFIIHGVMEPSLL; translated from the coding sequence ATCATAGTATCAGCAGAGGGCAAACGAAGTTCGAAAATTTACGATGCCGCCCGAACCCAAGGGATCATCCTTGACGCTGCCGAGAAGATATTTGCCGAGCTTGGCTATTCGGCGGCACGGATTGATGTGATTGCGAAGGCGTCCGGGTACAATAAAAGCCTGATCTATCAGTATTTTGGCGACAAATTGGGTCTTTATACAGAAGTGGTCAAACGTGCGGATCAGATTGGCGAACAAATTACAGGCTCGTTTATTGCCGAATTATTGAAGAACGAGAAGCTTGTAACAGACCCTGCGGCGTTTAAGAGTTTTTTGGAAGCTATGACCCGTGAAATGGTATCCTTCCTTCTGGAGCATCCGAGCTATCTGAAAATTCTATTCTGGGAAGCCGCCGATGATTGGAAGACATGGAATCAAATCACCTACCGTCCGGACGATGGCACCCAGTTAAACGATTTGGCCATAGCCGCCAAGAAGAGCGGAATCCTCCGGCAGGATTTGGCCCCCGAGCTGTTTCCCATTCTGATTATGAATGTGACCACAGCTACCCTGCAATACACCTCGCGGTATGAACATTTGCTGGGTAAAAGGGACTCACCGCAACTAAAAGAGCGGTTGATTGAACAGATTGCAAAGTTTATCATCCATGGTGTAATGGAGCCGTCATTGCTGTAG
- a CDS encoding TioE family transcriptional regulator, whose translation MQYYKPVEIASVLGISTSALRHYESWGVVPAPERATNGYRMYTELHLAYFRCLRAMIPGFGYKITYDVLRNIQQGDMDQALWLAGAEQARLQEEKAAADQTLALLQDPEISSIKGRPVSHRMSIGEAAAIAGVQPSAIRHWEKEGLLTPLRNPENGYRMYTAVHLRQILLIRTLRRTVYFLERMKELVEAVEQHSLEKAKEVTEHALGRIHQRNRQQYSGVHQLMELCAQAGLLRPEDAASPSMSTYQGKER comes from the coding sequence ATGCAATATTACAAGCCGGTTGAGATTGCATCGGTGCTTGGCATCAGTACCAGCGCTTTGCGGCATTATGAATCCTGGGGTGTGGTTCCTGCGCCGGAACGGGCAACGAATGGCTACCGTATGTATACGGAGCTGCATCTGGCCTACTTTCGCTGTCTTCGCGCCATGATTCCGGGGTTTGGCTACAAGATAACCTATGATGTGCTGCGCAACATCCAACAGGGGGACATGGATCAGGCCTTGTGGCTTGCAGGGGCAGAGCAGGCCAGGTTACAGGAGGAAAAAGCTGCTGCCGATCAGACGCTGGCGCTGCTGCAGGACCCGGAGATTAGCTCCATCAAAGGCAGACCCGTCAGCCACCGGATGTCAATCGGAGAAGCAGCAGCGATTGCGGGAGTTCAGCCCTCGGCCATTCGCCACTGGGAAAAGGAGGGGCTGCTGACTCCGCTAAGAAACCCGGAGAACGGCTACAGAATGTACACTGCGGTGCATTTAAGGCAGATTCTGCTGATCCGCACCTTGAGACGGACGGTATATTTTCTGGAGAGAATGAAGGAGCTTGTGGAAGCTGTGGAGCAGCACAGCCTGGAAAAGGCCAAAGAGGTAACCGAGCACGCGCTGGGCCGCATTCATCAGCGCAACCGCCAGCAGTACAGCGGCGTGCATCAACTGATGGAGCTTTGCGCTCAGGCGGGACTATTGAGGCCGGAGGATGCAGCCTCCCCATCCATGTCGACGTATCAAGGGAAGGAGAGGTGA
- a CDS encoding MarR family winged helix-turn-helix transcriptional regulator encodes MDNELFQKFVAFTTAVHQITSDISKDIKPEALTPLQYKILEYIAVSQPVTLSEISDCMHMSMPNTSRELKKLSEKQLCDKITDPADRRKQGITLSPAGEAMMNEAFQHIAIRFTERIGDLTEEQRKEIERALDLLKEKVFYLR; translated from the coding sequence ATGGACAACGAATTATTTCAGAAATTTGTAGCTTTTACGACCGCCGTCCATCAAATTACAAGTGATATCAGCAAAGATATCAAACCCGAAGCACTGACCCCCCTTCAATATAAAATTCTCGAATATATCGCCGTCAGCCAGCCCGTCACCCTCAGCGAGATCAGCGATTGCATGCATATGTCGATGCCGAACACCAGCCGTGAGCTGAAGAAGCTCAGCGAGAAGCAGCTATGCGACAAAATCACCGATCCTGCCGACCGCCGCAAGCAGGGGATTACCCTCTCCCCCGCCGGAGAGGCCATGATGAACGAAGCGTTTCAGCATATCGCTATCCGGTTCACCGAACGGATCGGGGATTTAACAGAAGAGCAGCGCAAAGAGATCGAGCGGGCGCTCGATCTGCTGAAGGAAAAGGTATTTTACTTGAGGTAA
- a CDS encoding histidine kinase N-terminal 7TM domain-containing diguanylate cyclase, with the protein MLGFVVWIDLILFFVLFALFVYIFVSVNITNLHKVYLAFHFTMMIWPFCQFAIKTTDNPIYQLFYVKAAFVDSALLSTGWVFFTILLTGQTRFLRRKMLLLLSAPAIFSAACILFSPNSWFVQPVNEEYIQRTYGPLFWLFIAVIIIQAVISLYVISTALVQELAPRVRKQMMLVLKGILAVTVFILLDIVLNVVLDPYLPVIPGMTSLGILLSAVFFVVSINRDKVFDIATIAHQDVMDTIGHGILVLDEYDNVVEINRFLGPHMHLHRGERFDIRIIFPESSPAIEAFISGYHERPLERMEIEILHTVIRRYLKIQATPIMVGGLRAGRIVTFQDITELQRLIHETHQQNRVLQERNHSLIAVQKELSETNRQLQQMAITDSLTGCYNRHYLTQQLEDEVILNREKHIPFALILLDIDFFKNVNDTYGHLAGDEVICQTVEVLKQELRQTDVLARYGGEEFIIYLPDTREAEALHVAEQLKATVEMNQITIANAADPVTVTISMGLLTINDFSLNSNLFEDVDQALYQAKNKGRNRIVHIAR; encoded by the coding sequence TTGTTGGGTTTTGTGGTATGGATTGATCTGATTTTATTTTTCGTTCTGTTTGCACTTTTCGTCTATATTTTCGTTTCGGTTAACATCACGAATCTGCACAAAGTCTATTTAGCCTTCCACTTCACAATGATGATCTGGCCCTTCTGCCAATTTGCCATCAAAACTACCGATAATCCCATATATCAATTATTTTATGTTAAGGCTGCATTCGTAGATTCGGCGCTTCTCAGTACGGGCTGGGTCTTTTTCACCATTCTGTTGACCGGACAAACCCGGTTTCTGCGGCGGAAAATGCTGCTGCTGCTGTCGGCTCCAGCTATTTTTTCGGCAGCCTGTATTCTATTCAGCCCCAACAGCTGGTTTGTGCAGCCGGTAAATGAGGAATATATTCAAAGAACCTATGGTCCTCTCTTCTGGCTCTTCATAGCCGTAATCATCATTCAGGCGGTTATCTCACTGTACGTCATCTCTACAGCCCTGGTCCAGGAACTGGCTCCCCGCGTGCGAAAGCAAATGATGCTTGTGCTGAAAGGGATTCTTGCGGTAACCGTGTTTATCCTGCTGGATATTGTGCTGAATGTGGTCCTGGACCCCTATCTGCCGGTGATTCCGGGGATGACCTCGCTGGGCATTTTACTGTCTGCTGTCTTTTTTGTGGTTTCCATTAACCGCGACAAAGTGTTTGATATAGCGACCATAGCCCATCAGGATGTGATGGATACGATCGGACATGGCATCCTTGTACTTGACGAATATGACAACGTGGTCGAGATTAACCGTTTCTTGGGTCCCCATATGCATCTGCACCGGGGGGAGCGGTTCGATATCAGGATTATTTTTCCGGAAAGCTCGCCTGCGATTGAAGCGTTTATATCGGGATACCATGAACGGCCGCTGGAGAGAATGGAAATTGAAATCCTCCATACGGTTATCCGGCGTTATCTTAAAATTCAGGCAACGCCCATTATGGTCGGCGGGTTACGGGCGGGTCGGATCGTCACGTTCCAGGATATTACGGAGCTGCAGAGGCTGATCCATGAAACCCATCAACAGAATAGGGTTCTTCAGGAACGCAACCATTCATTGATTGCCGTGCAAAAAGAGCTGTCTGAGACGAACCGTCAGCTGCAGCAAATGGCCATCACCGACAGCCTGACCGGCTGCTATAACCGCCATTATCTGACGCAGCAGCTTGAAGACGAAGTGATCCTGAACAGGGAAAAGCACATTCCTTTCGCGCTTATTTTGCTGGATATCGATTTCTTTAAGAATGTGAATGACACTTACGGCCATTTGGCCGGGGATGAAGTGATCTGCCAGACGGTGGAGGTGCTTAAGCAGGAATTACGCCAAACTGACGTTTTAGCGCGGTACGGGGGAGAAGAGTTCATTATCTATCTGCCAGATACCCGTGAAGCCGAGGCACTGCATGTAGCCGAACAACTCAAGGCAACGGTGGAAATGAACCAGATCACGATTGCCAATGCTGCCGATCCGGTAACGGTTACAATCAGCATGGGGCTCCTGACTATCAATGATTTCTCGCTGAACAGCAATCTTTTTGAAGATGTGGACCAGGCCCTCTATCAGGCCAAAAATAAAGGGCGCAACCGGATTGTACATATTGCGCGCTGA
- a CDS encoding GNAT family N-acetyltransferase, translating into MIILEAVPDPMSAESVELQAAILNSQPTFNLMVQHKEHLTPEEIREENKQNLEEMGEKMLLIVEKGKHIGIITYLPSHPGDKHCWIGLFVLHHGCAGRGIGSIALNALERRLRQENAAQVRLAVQLENLAGAAFWQKNGYVIVKSTQDQRGNEVDVYEKPLL; encoded by the coding sequence ATGATCATTTTAGAAGCCGTACCGGACCCAATGTCCGCAGAAAGTGTAGAGCTTCAGGCCGCAATTCTTAACTCCCAGCCCACGTTCAATCTGATGGTGCAGCATAAAGAGCATCTCACCCCGGAGGAAATCCGCGAGGAGAACAAGCAGAATCTGGAGGAGATGGGGGAGAAAATGCTGCTCATTGTGGAAAAGGGTAAGCACATTGGCATCATTACCTATCTGCCCAGCCATCCTGGTGACAAGCACTGCTGGATCGGTCTTTTTGTTCTTCATCACGGCTGCGCCGGGCGGGGGATTGGTTCAATCGCTTTGAATGCTCTGGAACGGAGATTGAGACAGGAAAATGCAGCGCAGGTCCGACTGGCTGTTCAGCTGGAGAACCTGGCTGGCGCAGCCTTTTGGCAGAAGAACGGCTATGTCATCGTCAAAAGCACTCAAGATCAGCGCGGCAATGAGGTGGATGTGTACGAAAAACCGCTCTTGTGA
- a CDS encoding alpha/beta fold hydrolase: MLRVQMHDASWIEVEIQGEGPCLLLPVNPRPIDGPQADEMMKWGVDPALGRSLIDQLSSSCRVIAFDYEGHVQSCAKPDTLTPDNLSSDFLAIADATSAQQFAYYGYSWLALSGMQLALRTDRLSALVMGGFPPVSGPYKEMLKVTMAAYHLSVSAQKNPDPSPATWDENADEFDWSQAEVTMSEAQTKQFVTLYQALQAFNDRTAQERITCPRLCFAGSADLIEYGERWGAVRVDIAGPLIRERSALEALGWDVAVLEGLDHTQAMQPAHVLPLLKPWLDANLH; this comes from the coding sequence ATGCTTAGAGTACAAATGCATGATGCAAGCTGGATCGAGGTGGAGATTCAAGGAGAAGGCCCCTGCCTGCTGCTTCCGGTGAACCCCCGGCCCATAGATGGACCACAGGCAGACGAGATGATGAAGTGGGGCGTTGATCCGGCGCTCGGACGCTCCCTGATTGACCAGCTTAGCAGCAGCTGCCGGGTCATCGCCTTCGATTATGAAGGCCATGTTCAAAGCTGCGCCAAGCCCGATACCCTGACGCCGGATAACCTGTCCAGCGACTTTCTGGCCATCGCCGATGCGACTTCCGCGCAGCAATTCGCCTATTACGGCTATTCCTGGCTGGCCTTGTCCGGCATGCAGCTGGCCCTGCGCACAGACCGGCTATCGGCGCTTGTGATGGGCGGCTTCCCGCCTGTCAGCGGTCCGTATAAGGAAATGCTGAAGGTCACGATGGCTGCCTATCATCTCTCTGTCTCGGCACAGAAGAACCCGGACCCCTCCCCCGCCACATGGGACGAGAACGCTGATGAATTCGACTGGTCACAGGCTGAAGTCACGATGAGCGAGGCGCAGACCAAACAGTTCGTCACGTTGTACCAGGCGCTTCAGGCATTCAATGACCGGACGGCCCAGGAACGGATCACCTGCCCCCGCCTCTGCTTTGCCGGCAGCGCCGATCTTATCGAGTATGGCGAACGCTGGGGAGCCGTGCGGGTCGATATCGCCGGACCGCTTATCAGAGAGCGGTCTGCCCTCGAAGCGCTAGGCTGGGATGTGGCGGTGCTTGAGGGACTGGATCATACCCAGGCGATGCAGCCGGCGCATGTCCTGCCCCTTCTGAAGCCCTGGCTGGATGCCAATCTGCACTAA
- a CDS encoding Abi family protein: MEKFMIRISHSHKPSKTVEEQLQIFQSRGLIIEDEENAKEILSRISYYRFTAYTLSLKTNDKFYDNVTFNHIFRLYEFDLKFRLLLMELIEVVEVSMRTHISLVFAEKYDGMGYIDSANFYDSLKHADFINELEKLLKQSKDVFVKHYYDKYAGEFPIWVAIEVTTLGILSKLFKNLKKSDKNDIGMKFYSGLSGEFIASWLHAISNLRNICAHYGRIYNRNFPIAPKLFARDKKGIIDNNKVYAIVYNMKYLISDKKYWNSWVERLRSLIDEYSEVDLRLIGFHQNWYNLIKK; this comes from the coding sequence ATGGAGAAATTTATGATTCGTATATCCCATAGTCATAAACCATCTAAGACAGTTGAAGAACAATTGCAGATTTTTCAGTCCAGAGGCTTAATAATTGAAGATGAAGAGAACGCAAAGGAAATACTTAGTCGTATAAGTTACTACAGGTTTACTGCATATACTTTGTCGCTGAAAACCAATGATAAATTCTACGATAATGTTACCTTTAATCATATTTTTAGGCTGTATGAGTTCGATCTGAAATTCAGGTTGTTGCTAATGGAGTTAATTGAAGTTGTTGAGGTATCAATGAGAACTCACATTTCATTAGTTTTTGCTGAGAAATATGACGGTATGGGATATATTGATTCGGCTAATTTTTATGATTCCTTGAAACATGCAGATTTTATTAATGAATTAGAGAAATTACTTAAGCAATCCAAGGATGTTTTTGTGAAGCACTATTATGATAAGTACGCAGGAGAATTTCCTATTTGGGTAGCAATTGAGGTAACGACTCTTGGCATCTTATCTAAACTATTCAAAAACTTGAAGAAAAGCGATAAAAATGATATTGGAATGAAATTTTACTCAGGACTATCGGGCGAATTTATCGCAAGTTGGTTACATGCAATAAGTAATCTCAGAAATATCTGTGCGCACTATGGGCGTATATATAATAGGAATTTTCCAATTGCTCCAAAGTTATTTGCTCGAGACAAGAAAGGTATTATTGATAATAACAAGGTATATGCAATAGTCTACAATATGAAATATCTGATCAGTGACAAAAAGTATTGGAACAGTTGGGTTGAAAGATTAAGATCTCTGATAGATGAATATTCCGAGGTCGATCTTAGGCTGATAGGTTTTCATCAAAACTGGTACAATTTAATAAAGAAGTAG
- a CDS encoding NAD(P)H-dependent oxidoreductase produces MNTLVIYTHPNHQSLNYAFLQEVLRGSRENAKVNEIQVLDLYEEGFNPVLVFNEHKRRRDMHSDPALAKYREQLLWADKIVLVYPIWWGRPPAMLMGYIDQMFASGFAYRDKGGLLPEGLLKGKSVVCISTMQGPTHYPLLMLHNAHKVLMRKVLFNFVGIRKVKFFEFGSMESKRGKHAQKLERIYRYFQTAN; encoded by the coding sequence ATGAATACATTGGTTATCTACACCCATCCGAATCATCAGAGTCTAAACTATGCCTTTTTACAGGAGGTGCTTCGGGGGAGCCGGGAAAATGCGAAGGTAAATGAGATTCAGGTGCTTGATTTGTATGAGGAGGGATTTAATCCGGTGCTGGTATTTAATGAGCATAAGCGGAGAAGGGACATGCACAGTGATCCCGCACTGGCTAAATACAGGGAGCAGCTGCTGTGGGCGGATAAGATCGTACTGGTCTACCCCATCTGGTGGGGGCGGCCGCCAGCTATGCTTATGGGGTATATTGACCAGATGTTTGCCTCGGGGTTCGCATACCGGGATAAGGGCGGACTGCTGCCGGAAGGGCTGCTGAAGGGGAAGTCGGTAGTGTGCATTTCCACCATGCAGGGTCCAACCCACTATCCGCTGCTGATGCTGCATAATGCGCACAAGGTATTAATGCGCAAGGTGCTGTTCAACTTCGTGGGCATCCGCAAAGTTAAGTTCTTTGAGTTCGGCAGCATGGAGAGCAAGCGGGGCAAGCACGCCCAGAAGCTGGAGCGGATCTACCGGTATTTCCAGACAGCTAATTAG
- a CDS encoding ATP-binding cassette domain-containing protein, giving the protein MNGLSLEVNQGEIYGFLGLNGAGKTTTIRMLLGMIRPDLGSSYVFGERVDADSHKLWASVGYMVETPYSYPELTVRENLEIIRRLRERRIHIYNL; this is encoded by the coding sequence GTGAATGGACTGTCGCTGGAGGTGAACCAAGGAGAGATCTACGGATTTCTGGGGCTGAACGGAGCAGGTAAAACGACAACCATCCGTATGCTGCTGGGTATGATCCGGCCTGATTTGGGGTCCTCATATGTGTTCGGAGAGCGGGTCGATGCCGACAGCCATAAACTGTGGGCTAGTGTAGGCTACATGGTGGAAACACCGTACTCCTATCCTGAACTTACCGTCCGCGAGAATCTGGAGATTATCCGCAGGCTGCGGGAGAGGAGAATACACATTTACAATCTCTAA